From Salinibacterium sp. ZJ450, one genomic window encodes:
- a CDS encoding MoxR family ATPase: MTPEQAAWFSETFARLVANVEKVLLGKTAVIRLGFVALFSEGHLLLEDFPGTGKTSFARAMAQSVRGTSNRVQFTPDLLPGDITGVSIYDQRSGAFDFHRGPVFANIVLADEINRASPKTQAALLEVMEEGRVTVDGVTHPVSAPFMVIATQNPIEQAGTYRLPEAQLDRFLMKASIGYPDHASTLRILEGAGTKAHDVTVPEIVTSDVVIDMAGLARTVHVDPSINDYVSRLVDATRSTTEVRLGASVRGALALVRAAKTFAAANGRHYVVPDDIKMLVEPVLAHRLVLDAEAEFDGVTASSIISQILIETPPPTDRQAV; encoded by the coding sequence ATGACGCCGGAACAGGCGGCCTGGTTCTCTGAGACGTTCGCCCGACTGGTCGCGAACGTCGAAAAGGTGCTGCTGGGTAAGACCGCCGTCATCCGGCTCGGTTTCGTCGCCCTGTTCAGCGAGGGACACCTGCTGCTCGAAGACTTTCCCGGCACCGGGAAGACCTCGTTTGCCCGGGCGATGGCGCAGAGCGTGCGCGGCACCAGCAACCGGGTTCAGTTCACGCCAGACCTGCTGCCCGGTGACATCACCGGAGTGAGCATCTACGACCAGCGCAGCGGCGCGTTCGATTTTCACCGGGGACCGGTGTTCGCGAACATCGTGCTCGCCGACGAGATCAACCGGGCAAGCCCCAAGACCCAGGCCGCACTGCTCGAAGTGATGGAAGAGGGACGCGTCACCGTCGATGGGGTGACCCATCCGGTGTCCGCGCCGTTCATGGTGATCGCCACTCAGAACCCGATCGAGCAGGCCGGCACCTACCGGCTGCCCGAAGCACAGCTCGACCGGTTCCTGATGAAGGCATCGATCGGCTATCCCGACCACGCGTCAACGCTGCGGATCCTCGAAGGTGCCGGCACCAAGGCGCACGACGTCACCGTGCCCGAAATCGTCACCTCCGACGTGGTCATCGACATGGCGGGGCTCGCTCGCACCGTGCACGTCGACCCCTCGATCAACGACTACGTCTCCCGCCTGGTCGACGCCACCCGCAGCACCACCGAGGTGCGCCTCGGAGCGAGTGTGCGCGGCGCGCTTGCCCTGGTGCGCGCTGCCAAGACCTTCGCTGCCGCGAACGGCCGGCACTACGTCGTGCCCGACGACATCAAGATGCTCGTCGAGCCTGTGCTGGCCCACCGTCTGGTGCTGGACGCCGAAGCCGAGTTCGACGGCGTGACCGCGTCAAGCATCATCAGCCAGATCCTGATCGAAACGCCGCCGCCCACCGACAGGCAAGCCGTGTGA